A part of Tardiphaga sp. vice304 genomic DNA contains:
- a CDS encoding acyclic terpene utilization AtuA family protein gives MRHIRIGSGAGYSGDRIEPAVELADKGDIDYLVFECLGERTVALAQQARMKDPDGGYDPLLEDRFRAVLPICAARGIKLVTNMGAANPLAAAQKTAQIARSLGLALKVAAVIGDDVFEACQHSELPFMEIDGTLQQLGNRVLSANAYLGAAPMAQALREGADVVITGRASDPALFLAPMIHAFDWAMDDWNLLGQGTVAGHLLECAGQITGGYFADPGVKDVPGLARLGFPIGEVGEDGSLVITKVEGSGGRVTAATCKEQLLYEVHDPRRYIQPDVIADFSQVAIEEIGPDRVRVSGGRGTARPETLKVSVGYLDGFIGEGQISYAGPNAVARGRLALQIVRERLLLTGVDTSETRFDLIGIDSLHGPGLSAGGAEPYEVRLRVTGRTETLREAVRIGNEVETLYTNGPAGGGGATKSAREVVAVASVLLPRERATSRVQFVEATS, from the coding sequence TTGCGCCACATAAGGATCGGCTCCGGCGCCGGCTATTCCGGCGATCGCATCGAGCCTGCGGTCGAACTCGCCGACAAGGGCGACATCGATTATCTGGTGTTCGAATGCCTGGGCGAGCGTACCGTGGCACTGGCGCAGCAGGCGCGGATGAAGGATCCCGACGGCGGATACGATCCGCTGCTGGAGGACCGTTTTCGCGCGGTGCTGCCGATCTGTGCGGCCAGGGGCATCAAGCTCGTCACCAATATGGGCGCGGCGAACCCGCTCGCCGCCGCGCAGAAAACCGCGCAGATCGCGCGCTCGCTCGGGCTGGCGCTGAAGGTCGCAGCCGTGATCGGCGACGACGTGTTCGAGGCCTGCCAGCACAGCGAGCTGCCGTTCATGGAAATCGACGGCACCCTGCAGCAACTCGGCAACCGCGTGCTGTCGGCCAATGCCTATCTCGGGGCGGCGCCGATGGCGCAGGCGCTGCGCGAGGGGGCCGACGTCGTCATCACCGGCCGCGCGTCGGATCCGGCGCTGTTTCTGGCGCCGATGATCCACGCCTTCGACTGGGCGATGGACGACTGGAATCTGCTCGGGCAGGGCACCGTCGCCGGCCATCTCCTGGAATGCGCCGGCCAGATCACCGGCGGCTATTTCGCCGATCCTGGCGTGAAGGACGTCCCCGGCCTGGCGCGGCTGGGCTTTCCGATCGGCGAGGTCGGCGAGGATGGCTCGCTGGTCATCACCAAGGTCGAAGGCTCCGGTGGCCGGGTGACGGCGGCGACCTGCAAGGAGCAATTGCTCTACGAGGTGCATGATCCCCGCCGCTATATCCAGCCTGACGTCATCGCGGATTTCTCGCAGGTCGCGATCGAGGAGATCGGTCCGGACCGCGTGCGCGTCAGCGGTGGCCGCGGCACCGCGCGGCCGGAGACGCTGAAAGTCTCGGTCGGCTATCTCGACGGCTTTATCGGCGAGGGCCAGATTTCCTATGCCGGCCCGAATGCGGTCGCGCGCGGAAGGCTGGCGCTGCAGATCGTGCGCGAGCGCCTGCTGCTCACCGGCGTCGATACCAGCGAGACTCGCTTCGACCTGATCGGCATCGATTCGCTGCATGGCCCCGGCCTGTCGGCCGGCGGCGCCGAGCCCTACGAGGTCCGCCTCCGCGTCACCGGCCGCACCGAAACGTTGCGCGAGGCGGTTCGCATCGGCAACGAGGTCGAGACGCTGTATACCAACGGCCCGGCGGGCGGCGGCGGCGCCACCAAATCGGCGCGCGAAGTGGTCGCGGTGGCCTCGGTGCTGCTGCCGCGCGAACGGGCCACGTCGCGCGTGCAGTTCGTGGAGGCGACATCATGA
- the alkB gene encoding DNA oxidative demethylase AlkB, with protein sequence MSDLFAALSNPRPREDIADGAVLLHGFFRNTEAALIADLRAIVQQAPFRHMVTPGGHTMSVAMTNCGAKGWVTDRSGYRYDAHDPDSGKPWPAMPASFADLAMRAAEQGGFQNFAPQACLINRYRPGAKMSLHQDRDELDLGAPIVSVSLGLPATFLFGGLQRADRPQKFRLEHGDIAVWGGPARLAFHGIAPLADGDHPVMGPQRINLTFRKVQ encoded by the coding sequence ATGTCCGATCTGTTCGCTGCCCTCTCCAACCCGCGCCCCCGCGAAGACATCGCCGACGGCGCCGTGCTGCTGCACGGTTTCTTCCGCAACACCGAGGCCGCGCTGATCGCGGATCTGCGCGCGATCGTGCAGCAGGCGCCGTTCCGCCATATGGTGACGCCGGGCGGCCACACGATGTCGGTGGCGATGACCAATTGCGGCGCCAAAGGCTGGGTCACCGACCGAAGCGGCTATCGCTATGACGCCCATGATCCGGACAGCGGCAAGCCATGGCCGGCGATGCCGGCATCGTTCGCCGATCTCGCGATGCGCGCGGCAGAGCAGGGCGGCTTTCAGAACTTCGCGCCGCAGGCCTGCCTGATCAATCGCTACAGACCCGGCGCAAAAATGTCGCTGCACCAGGACAGAGACGAGCTCGATCTCGGAGCGCCGATCGTCTCGGTGTCGCTCGGCCTGCCGGCGACGTTCCTGTTTGGCGGCCTGCAGCGCGCCGACAGACCGCAGAAATTCCGCCTCGAGCACGGCGACATCGCCGTGTGGGGCGGCCCGGCGCGGCTGGCGTTTCACGGCATCGCGCCGCTCGCCGACGGCGACCATCCGGTGATGGGCCCCCAGCGCATCAACCTGACATTTCGCAAAGTGCAGTAA
- a CDS encoding AtuA-related protein, with translation MKLRDIAHSRTGDKGNISNISVIAFDPKFYPLICSQVTAERVKALFGGIVAGEVVRYELPNLAALNFVMDQALGGGVTRSLALDAHGKSLSSALLDLEIEGGFGDTDAAP, from the coding sequence ATGAAGCTGCGCGACATCGCCCACTCCCGCACCGGCGACAAGGGCAACATCTCCAATATTTCCGTAATTGCCTTTGATCCAAAGTTTTATCCGCTGATATGTTCGCAGGTAACGGCCGAACGCGTGAAAGCGCTGTTCGGTGGAATTGTCGCAGGCGAGGTGGTTCGCTACGAACTGCCGAACCTTGCGGCACTGAATTTCGTGATGGATCAGGCGCTTGGCGGCGGCGTAACGCGGTCGCTGGCGCTTGATGCGCATGGCAAATCGCTGAGCTCCGCGCTGCTCGATCTGGAAATCGAGGGCGGTTTCGGCGATACCGATGCAGCGCCGTGA
- a CDS encoding thiolase C-terminal domain-containing protein codes for MRRNAVAVVGAAETTELGVIPNMSQLQLHADAALNAIRDAGLKLSDIDGIATAVETPQQIAHYLGITPTWVDGTSVGGCSFMLHVRHAAAAIEAGLCNTVLITHAESGKSMIGKAPRSIPADSLQGQFEAPFGVYGPPSMFPIPVLRYMKTHGITHEQIASVAVFQREWAAKNPRAMMKAPITVEDVLNSKMIAYPFRILQCCLVTDGGGALIMTSAERAKDFPHKPVYILGTGESVETPMVSQMKTFDSSRAFTVAGPTAFREAGIKHGDVDHLMIYDAFAHLPLYGLGDLGFMPHEETGAFIAAGNTRPGGKLPMNTNGGGLSYMHSGMYGMYALQESVRQMRGIAPAQVPGAKISVCHGVGGMFAASGTVIFTNEK; via the coding sequence ATGCGCAGGAACGCAGTCGCCGTCGTCGGCGCCGCCGAAACCACCGAGCTCGGCGTCATCCCCAACATGTCGCAGCTGCAGTTGCACGCTGACGCCGCACTGAACGCCATCAGGGACGCCGGCCTGAAGCTGTCGGACATCGACGGCATCGCTACCGCGGTCGAGACGCCGCAGCAGATCGCACATTATCTCGGCATCACGCCCACCTGGGTCGACGGCACGTCGGTCGGCGGCTGCTCGTTCATGCTGCATGTCCGCCACGCGGCCGCAGCCATCGAAGCCGGTCTCTGCAACACCGTGCTGATAACGCACGCGGAAAGCGGCAAGTCGATGATTGGAAAGGCGCCGCGCTCGATTCCCGCCGACTCGTTGCAGGGCCAGTTCGAGGCGCCCTTTGGCGTGTACGGGCCGCCCAGCATGTTTCCGATTCCGGTGCTGCGCTACATGAAGACCCACGGCATCACGCATGAGCAGATCGCCTCGGTCGCCGTGTTCCAGCGCGAATGGGCGGCGAAAAATCCGCGCGCCATGATGAAGGCGCCGATCACGGTCGAGGACGTGCTGAACTCCAAGATGATCGCCTACCCGTTCCGCATCCTGCAATGCTGCCTGGTCACCGACGGCGGCGGCGCGCTGATCATGACGTCGGCGGAGCGCGCCAAAGACTTTCCGCATAAGCCCGTCTACATCCTCGGTACCGGCGAGAGCGTGGAGACTCCGATGGTCAGCCAGATGAAGACGTTCGATTCGTCGCGCGCTTTCACGGTGGCCGGGCCGACCGCGTTTCGCGAGGCCGGCATCAAGCACGGCGACGTCGATCATTTGATGATCTACGACGCCTTCGCGCATCTGCCTTTGTACGGCCTCGGCGACCTCGGCTTCATGCCGCATGAGGAGACCGGGGCATTCATCGCCGCAGGCAACACAAGGCCGGGTGGCAAGTTGCCGATGAACACCAATGGCGGCGGGCTCAGCTACATGCATTCCGGCATGTACGGCATGTATGCGCTGCAGGAAAGCGTGCGGCAGATGCGCGGCATCGCGCCGGCCCAGGTGCCGGGTGCGAAAATCTCGGTGTGCCACGGCGTCGGCGGCATGTTCGCGGCGTCGGGCACGGTGATCTTCACGAACGAGAAGTGA
- a CDS encoding DUF2848 domain-containing protein, whose amino-acid sequence MTTTIAFTLDASGTQTPLSLTISQGVIAGWTGRDPVARDHHIAELAAIGIAPPASTPIYYRCSANRFTTAGAIECTGEESSGEVEFCLFAAGGKTYVGVGSDHTDRKVETYNITVSKQMCDKPVAATVWDLAELEDHWDQIILRSYATINGTRVLYQEGTLSGMLPVAELIKKGFGGTILPDGTAMFGGTFAAKGGIRPATRFDYEIEDPVLKRRIASGYDIVTLPVVG is encoded by the coding sequence ATGACCACGACCATCGCGTTCACGCTGGACGCAAGCGGCACGCAGACGCCGTTGAGCCTCACCATTTCGCAAGGCGTGATCGCCGGCTGGACTGGTCGCGATCCGGTCGCGCGCGACCACCACATCGCCGAACTCGCCGCCATCGGCATTGCGCCGCCGGCCTCGACGCCGATCTATTATCGCTGTTCGGCCAACCGCTTCACCACCGCGGGTGCGATCGAATGCACCGGCGAGGAGTCTTCCGGCGAAGTCGAATTCTGCCTCTTCGCCGCCGGCGGGAAGACCTATGTCGGCGTCGGCTCCGACCATACCGACCGCAAGGTCGAGACCTATAACATCACCGTCTCGAAGCAGATGTGCGACAAGCCGGTCGCGGCCACGGTGTGGGATCTCGCCGAACTCGAAGACCACTGGGATCAGATCATCCTGCGCTCTTACGCCACAATCAACGGCACCCGCGTCTTGTACCAGGAAGGCACGCTGAGTGGCATGCTGCCGGTCGCCGAACTGATCAAGAAGGGGTTTGGCGGCACGATCTTGCCCGACGGCACCGCGATGTTCGGCGGCACCTTTGCCGCCAAGGGCGGCATCCGGCCGGCGACGCGGTTCGACTACGAGATCGAGGACCCCGTGCTGAAGCGCAGGATCGCTTCGGGCTACGACATCGTGACGCTGCCGGTGGTGGGCTGA
- a CDS encoding amidase gives MTKPTLASLAADLDAGRTTSRQLVEACLTAIADPKGEGERTFLHVDRDAALAAADAMDGLRKAGAAPSDFAGIPISIKDLFDIKGQVTRAGSRALEDSAPAEIDAPAVARLRAAGFVVIGRTNMVEFAYSGIGTNPHYGTPKSAWQREIGHVPGGSSSGAAVSVVDGMAHGALGTDTGGSCRIPAAFNGIVGFKPTQARVPLDGAVPLSFTLDSIGPLARSVACCAVMDAVLAGEPIRPLSKRSIKGMRLAVPTTIAMDDLEPIVAETFAKALKKLEEQGASIERIEVPEFLDIGPMSVKGGFTAAESYAWHRYLIAAKGDVYDPRVSVRILRGEAITAADYIDLLPARRSMIARITTRLAPYDAMVLPTCAITPPVIDDMMDDKVFAKANIMSLRNCTLINMIDGCAISLPIHRDGEAPVGLMLAGLGGTDRRIFELAAGMEDAIKG, from the coding sequence ATGACGAAGCCGACCCTCGCCAGCCTGGCCGCCGACCTCGACGCCGGCCGCACCACCTCCCGCCAACTGGTCGAGGCCTGCCTCACCGCCATCGCCGATCCCAAGGGCGAAGGCGAGCGCACCTTCCTCCATGTCGACCGCGACGCGGCGCTCGCCGCGGCCGACGCGATGGACGGTCTGCGCAAGGCAGGTGCTGCGCCGTCGGACTTCGCTGGCATTCCGATCTCGATCAAGGACCTGTTCGACATCAAGGGCCAAGTGACGCGCGCCGGCTCGCGCGCGCTGGAGGATTCGGCGCCGGCCGAGATCGACGCGCCCGCGGTGGCCCGGCTGCGCGCCGCCGGCTTCGTGGTGATCGGCCGCACCAACATGGTCGAATTCGCCTATTCCGGCATCGGCACCAATCCGCATTACGGCACGCCGAAGAGCGCCTGGCAGCGCGAGATCGGCCACGTCCCGGGCGGTTCGTCGTCGGGCGCGGCGGTCTCCGTCGTCGACGGCATGGCGCACGGCGCGCTCGGCACCGACACCGGCGGCTCATGCCGGATTCCCGCGGCGTTCAACGGCATCGTAGGCTTCAAGCCGACGCAGGCCCGCGTGCCGCTGGACGGCGCGGTGCCGCTGTCGTTCACGCTCGACAGCATCGGGCCGCTGGCGCGCAGCGTCGCCTGCTGCGCCGTGATGGATGCGGTGCTGGCCGGCGAGCCGATCCGGCCGCTGTCGAAGCGTTCGATCAAGGGCATGCGGCTGGCGGTGCCGACCACCATCGCGATGGACGATCTGGAGCCGATCGTCGCCGAGACCTTTGCGAAGGCGTTGAAGAAGCTGGAGGAGCAGGGCGCATCGATCGAGCGCATCGAGGTGCCGGAATTCCTCGACATCGGCCCGATGAGCGTCAAGGGCGGCTTCACCGCGGCGGAGAGCTATGCCTGGCACCGCTATCTGATCGCTGCCAAGGGCGATGTCTATGATCCCCGCGTTTCGGTCCGCATCCTGCGCGGCGAAGCCATCACCGCCGCCGATTACATCGACCTGCTGCCGGCGCGGCGCTCGATGATCGCCCGCATCACGACGCGGCTGGCGCCCTATGACGCCATGGTGCTGCCGACCTGCGCGATTACGCCGCCCGTCATCGACGACATGATGGACGACAAGGTGTTTGCGAAAGCCAACATCATGAGCTTGCGCAATTGCACGCTGATCAACATGATCGACGGCTGCGCCATCTCGCTGCCGATCCACCGCGATGGCGAAGCCCCTGTCGGCCTGATGCTGGCAGGCCTGGGCGGCACCGACCGCCGCATCTTCGAACTCGCCGCCGGCATGGAAGACGCCATCAAGGGGTAA
- the ppc gene encoding phosphoenolpyruvate carboxylase → MSSMILPLDPETLPNRGEDIVSQEADARLRDDIRLLGRILGDTVRDQEGEAVFDLVERIRQTSIRFHRDEDRLARRELETILDGMSTPETVRIVRAYSYFSHLANIAEDQNNIRRMRAQRSGDAPLAAASLAGALARARDAGIDAKQLREFFGRALVSPVLTAHPTEVRRKSTIDREMQVAALLDRRERMQLTTEEIEALEEQLRREVLTLWQTNLLRRTKLTVLDEVTNGLSFYDYTFLREVPRLHGVLEDRLQAEDGDAAEIGSFLKMGSWIGGDRDGNPFVTAEVMRGTLALQSSRAVQFYLAELHELGSELSIAAHLAQVSPDVRALAERSPDTSPHRAGEPYRLAVSGIYARLAATALELGVESNRPPVGDAAPYVSAQEFKADLDILAQSLLANKSGVIAHGRLRQLRRAVDCFGFHLASLDIRQNSAVHERTIAELLDTAIPGTSYLALGEDARIALLLGELRSMRPLTSLFVKYSDETVGELALFREAAEVHHRYGAAAIPQCIISMCKGVSDMLEVAVLLKEVGLVDSSGRSAINIVPLFETIEDLQASAAIMDRLFSLHEYRRLVDSRGSTQEVMLGYSDSNKDGGFVTSGWELYKAEIGLVQVFERHHVRLRLFHGRGGSVGRGGGPSYDAILAQPGGAVDGQIRITEQGEIIFSKYSNVEVGRNNLEVLAAATLEASLLAPKHSAPSDAYLEAMEQISALAFSAYRNLVYETDGFVDYFWESTVITEIATLNIGSRPASRKKTRAIEDLRAIPWVFSWAQCRLMLPGWYGFGSAVEAWLKQHPDKGMAFLQEMHREWPFFRTLLSNMDMVLAKSSIAIASRYAELVADVSLRETIFGRIRREWHLSIETLLDIMEQDRLLQSNPLLERSIRNRFPYLDPLNHVQVELLKAHRNEAEDPQVLRGIQLTINGISAGLRNSG, encoded by the coding sequence ATGTCATCCATGATCCTGCCACTCGATCCCGAGACGCTGCCGAACCGCGGCGAGGATATCGTCTCGCAGGAGGCCGATGCGCGGCTGCGCGACGACATCCGGCTGCTCGGCCGCATTCTCGGCGACACGGTGCGCGACCAGGAGGGCGAGGCGGTGTTCGACCTCGTCGAACGCATCCGCCAGACCTCGATCCGCTTCCACCGCGACGAGGACCGGCTGGCGCGGCGCGAACTGGAAACCATCCTCGACGGCATGTCGACGCCGGAAACGGTTCGTATCGTCCGTGCCTACAGCTATTTCTCGCACCTTGCCAATATCGCCGAGGACCAGAACAACATCCGCCGCATGCGCGCGCAGCGCTCCGGCGATGCGCCGCTGGCCGCAGCGTCGCTGGCCGGCGCCCTGGCACGTGCGCGCGACGCCGGGATCGATGCGAAGCAGCTCCGCGAGTTCTTCGGACGCGCGCTGGTCAGCCCGGTCCTGACGGCGCATCCCACCGAGGTCCGCCGCAAGAGCACCATCGACCGTGAAATGCAGGTCGCCGCTCTGCTCGACCGCCGCGAGCGGATGCAGCTCACCACTGAGGAGATCGAGGCGCTCGAAGAGCAATTGCGCCGCGAGGTGCTGACGCTGTGGCAGACCAACCTGCTGCGCCGGACCAAGCTCACCGTGCTCGACGAAGTCACCAACGGTCTGTCGTTCTACGACTACACCTTCCTGCGCGAGGTGCCGCGGCTGCATGGCGTGCTGGAAGACCGGCTGCAGGCCGAGGACGGCGACGCTGCCGAGATCGGCTCGTTCCTGAAGATGGGCTCGTGGATCGGCGGCGACCGCGACGGCAACCCCTTCGTCACCGCCGAAGTGATGCGCGGCACGCTGGCGCTGCAGTCGTCGCGGGCGGTACAGTTCTATCTCGCCGAGCTGCATGAGCTCGGTTCCGAACTGTCGATCGCCGCCCACCTCGCCCAGGTCTCGCCGGACGTCCGCGCGCTGGCGGAGCGTTCGCCGGATACGTCGCCGCACCGCGCCGGCGAACCGTACCGGCTGGCGGTGTCCGGCATCTATGCGCGGCTGGCGGCAACTGCGCTGGAGCTTGGCGTTGAGAGCAACCGACCGCCGGTCGGCGACGCCGCGCCTTACGTCAGCGCACAGGAATTCAAGGCCGATCTCGACATCCTTGCGCAGTCGCTGCTCGCCAACAAATCCGGTGTCATCGCGCACGGCCGGCTGCGCCAGCTGCGCCGCGCCGTCGACTGCTTCGGCTTCCATCTCGCCAGCCTCGACATCCGGCAGAATTCTGCGGTGCACGAGCGCACCATCGCCGAGCTGCTGGATACCGCGATCCCCGGCACCTCCTATCTGGCGCTCGGCGAGGACGCCCGCATCGCGCTGCTGCTTGGCGAGCTGCGCAGCATGCGGCCGCTGACCTCGCTGTTCGTGAAGTACAGCGACGAGACGGTGGGCGAGTTGGCGCTGTTCCGTGAAGCCGCGGAGGTGCACCACCGGTACGGCGCCGCGGCGATCCCCCAGTGCATCATCTCGATGTGCAAGGGCGTCTCCGACATGCTGGAAGTCGCGGTGCTGCTGAAGGAGGTCGGCCTGGTCGATTCCTCGGGCCGCAGCGCCATCAACATCGTGCCGCTGTTCGAGACCATCGAGGATCTGCAGGCCTCCGCCGCGATCATGGACCGGTTGTTCTCGCTGCATGAATACCGCAGGCTGGTCGACAGCCGCGGCAGCACACAGGAAGTAATGCTGGGCTACTCTGACAGCAACAAGGACGGCGGCTTCGTCACCTCGGGCTGGGAATTATACAAGGCCGAGATCGGCCTCGTGCAGGTGTTCGAGCGCCACCACGTGCGGCTGCGGCTGTTCCACGGCCGCGGCGGCTCGGTCGGCCGCGGCGGCGGGCCGAGCTATGACGCGATCCTGGCGCAGCCGGGCGGCGCGGTCGACGGCCAGATCCGCATCACCGAGCAGGGCGAGATCATCTTCAGCAAATATTCCAACGTCGAGGTTGGCCGCAACAATCTCGAAGTGCTGGCGGCAGCGACGCTGGAAGCGAGCCTGCTGGCGCCGAAGCACAGCGCGCCATCGGACGCCTATCTCGAGGCGATGGAGCAGATCTCGGCGCTGGCGTTCTCCGCCTATCGCAACCTCGTCTACGAGACCGACGGCTTCGTCGACTACTTCTGGGAATCCACCGTCATCACCGAGATCGCGACGCTGAACATCGGCAGCCGTCCGGCGTCGCGCAAGAAGACCCGCGCGATCGAGGATCTGCGCGCGATTCCCTGGGTGTTTAGCTGGGCGCAATGCCGGCTGATGCTGCCGGGCTGGTACGGCTTCGGCAGCGCGGTGGAGGCCTGGCTCAAGCAGCATCCTGACAAGGGCATGGCGTTCCTGCAGGAGATGCACCGCGAATGGCCATTCTTCCGCACGCTGTTGTCGAACATGGACATGGTGCTGGCGAAGAGCTCGATCGCGATCGCCTCGCGCTACGCCGAACTGGTCGCGGATGTGAGCTTGCGTGAAACGATCTTCGGTCGCATCCGCCGCGAGTGGCATCTGTCGATCGAGACGCTGCTCGACATCATGGAGCAGGACCGCCTGCTGCAGAGCAACCCGCTGCTGGAACGCTCGATCCGCAACCGCTTCCCCTATCTCGACCCGCTCAACCACGTCCAGGTCGAACTGCTCAAGGCGCATCGCAACGAAGCGGAAGATCCGCAGGTGCTGCGCGGGATCCAATTGACGATCAACGGGATCTCGGCGGGGTTAAGGAACAGCGGGTAG
- a CDS encoding Zn-ribbon domain-containing OB-fold protein translates to MTEAARARPKPTPETQHFWDGTKAGELRLQRCDACDNVYFPPRPFCPACASRKVSTFKASGRGKLYSYVINHRPAAPGFTPPYAIAVVELEEGPRLMSNILDCPQTPEALVLDMKLEVAFEKLDDAITLAQFRPGKD, encoded by the coding sequence ATGACCGAGGCTGCACGCGCGCGCCCGAAACCGACCCCGGAGACCCAGCATTTCTGGGATGGCACGAAAGCCGGCGAACTCCGCCTGCAGCGCTGCGATGCCTGCGACAACGTCTATTTTCCACCGCGCCCGTTCTGCCCTGCCTGCGCCTCGCGCAAGGTCAGCACGTTCAAGGCATCCGGCCGCGGCAAGCTGTATTCCTACGTCATCAATCACCGGCCGGCCGCACCGGGCTTCACGCCGCCTTACGCGATCGCCGTCGTCGAGCTGGAAGAAGGCCCGCGGCTGATGAGCAACATCCTCGATTGCCCGCAGACGCCCGAGGCGCTGGTGCTCGACATGAAGCTCGAAGTCGCGTTCGAGAAGCTCGACGACGCCATCACGCTCGCGCAATTCCGCCCGGGCAAGGACTAG
- a CDS encoding SDR family oxidoreductase has translation MADTTKSLQDKVIVVTGAGRGIGRGIALLCAAEGAKVVVNDPGVGTDGSGGEGGAPAEQVVEEIRKAGGTAVANFESVAEAIPASKIIQQAVDTWGRIDGVVNNAGILRDAIFHKMSIDAFEMVIKVHLMGSFYTSHAAARYFREQNSGSFVHFTSTSGLIGNFGQANYSAAKLGIVGLSKSIALDMQRFGVNSNCVSPFAWSRMIGSIPTETEEEKARVERMQRMGPEKIAPLVAFLLSDAAKEVSGQIFAARMNEIFLMGQSRPLRSIHRDGGWTPQTLAEHGMPALKSSFYKLDRSADIFSWDPV, from the coding sequence ATGGCCGACACCACCAAATCACTGCAGGATAAAGTCATCGTCGTCACCGGCGCCGGGCGCGGCATCGGGCGGGGCATCGCGCTGCTGTGCGCCGCCGAGGGCGCGAAAGTCGTCGTCAACGATCCCGGCGTCGGCACCGACGGGTCGGGCGGCGAAGGCGGCGCGCCGGCCGAGCAGGTCGTCGAGGAAATCCGCAAGGCCGGCGGCACTGCGGTCGCCAATTTCGAATCCGTCGCCGAGGCGATCCCGGCCAGCAAGATAATCCAGCAGGCGGTCGATACCTGGGGCCGCATCGACGGCGTGGTGAACAATGCCGGCATCCTGCGCGACGCGATCTTCCACAAGATGTCGATCGACGCCTTCGAGATGGTCATCAAAGTCCATCTGATGGGCTCGTTCTATACCTCGCACGCCGCCGCGCGTTATTTCCGCGAGCAGAACTCCGGCTCGTTCGTGCACTTCACCTCGACCTCCGGCCTGATCGGCAATTTCGGCCAGGCCAACTATTCCGCCGCCAAGCTCGGTATCGTCGGCCTGTCAAAGTCGATCGCGCTCGACATGCAGCGTTTCGGCGTCAACTCGAACTGCGTCTCGCCATTCGCCTGGAGCCGCATGATCGGCTCGATCCCGACCGAGACCGAGGAAGAGAAGGCGCGCGTCGAGCGCATGCAGCGCATGGGCCCGGAGAAGATCGCGCCCTTGGTGGCGTTCCTGCTGTCGGATGCGGCGAAGGAAGTGTCCGGCCAGATTTTTGCCGCGCGCATGAACGAGATCTTCCTGATGGGCCAGTCGCGTCCCTTGCGCTCGATCCACCGCGACGGCGGCTGGACCCCGCAGACCCTCGCCGAACACGGCATGCCGGCGCTGAAGTCGTCGTTCTACAAGCTGGACCGCTCGGCCGATATTTTCAGCTGGGATCCGGTGTAA
- a CDS encoding MFS transporter yields MSFRGARAKARANPEPRHVQNISGFRACLGRKTTLVAALLTMGISTVIIGLLPTYHQIGVVAPLLLALCRFGQGFGLGGEWGGAVLLATENAPPGKHNWYAMFPQLGAPVGLFLSSGVFWILLHCISPEALLSWGWRMPKAFRGERLAIRPKDRDGHYGVFFGSRQVGEIDLTDSKSVSDVSEQASAMSPG; encoded by the coding sequence CTGTCGTTCCGGGGCGCGAGAGCGAAAGCTCGAGCGAACCCGGAACCTCGACATGTTCAAAACATCTCGGGATTCCGGGCCTGCCTCGGCCGCAAGACGACGCTGGTTGCGGCGCTGCTGACGATGGGCATCTCCACCGTGATCATCGGCCTGCTGCCGACCTATCACCAGATCGGCGTGGTGGCCCCCTTGCTGCTGGCGCTGTGCCGGTTCGGCCAGGGCTTTGGCCTCGGCGGCGAATGGGGCGGCGCGGTGCTATTGGCGACCGAGAATGCGCCTCCTGGCAAGCACAACTGGTACGCGATGTTTCCGCAACTCGGCGCGCCGGTCGGGCTGTTCCTGTCGTCCGGTGTGTTCTGGATCCTACTGCATTGCATCTCGCCGGAGGCGCTGCTGAGCTGGGGCTGGCGCATGCCAAAAGCCTTCCGCGGCGAGCGCTTGGCGATCCGCCCCAAGGACCGCGACGGCCACTACGGCGTGTTCTTCGGAAGCCGGCAAGTCGGCGAAATCGACTTGACCGACAGCAAAAGTGTCAGTGATGTATCCGAACAGGCGTCAGCTATGTCTCCGGGCTGA